AATTCTATCTTTTCTATAAAAAGCCAACTCATATTAATTATTTCTTATGAGCTGTTTTCGTATTCACTCCAATTGTTATAGTGAAATCAAATTGTATACTAGGTTTTGGTTGGTAACCAGATTAAATTTTGTTGATTCTACTCAGGTTATAATGTCACTCGACCATCTCTGTCCGCCAGCTAAGAAAGGAAAAACAATACAATCATTCTTCAAGGCGACAGTGGGTGACAAATCAAGATTTGCGTTTCCTTCTACTAACAATGTTGACGTTACTACATCACCGCATAATCAACCTAGTACTTCTCAGCAACAAAAAAAACAGGACATATGCTCAACCAACTATTTCCAGCTTATCCAAGGAAGTTGCAGTCCAAGAAAATGTCGGTACAGAATCCAGCGACGTCTCTTATGAGCGTGACCCAGGACTGCGACGTCAAATTTGGGAATATCCAGTGAATCAACAAGACGAGGTGCGCCGAGCTTATCTGAAGTATGAGAGGAGCATGGAATGGGTTGCAGGCATTGTTTCTTAAAGATTGTCCATATGCTTATTATGTCCATTGCTTTGCTCACAGGTTACAACTAGCATTAGTAGAAGCAGCTACAGATGAGCAAGATGTCTATCTGTTTTTTGAGAAGTTAAAGGTTATTGTCAAGCTTGTCGGGGCTTCTCCCAAGCGTCACAGTCAGTTGAAATCTGCAGCAGTATTAGAGATCGCCACAAAATTAGCTGATGGTGAACTTGAGACTGGTTCTGGAGCCAATCAAACTCATACTTTGAAACGGCCAGCAGATACTCGTTGGAGCTCACATTTTGGTTCTGCGTTCAGTTTGATTCGTATGTATAATCCAGCTTGCATAGTTCTTCAAAATGTTATGAAAGACGGAAAGACCATTAAGATAAGGGGGATAGCTAAGGGTGCTTATCTTGCAATCAGAtcttttgagtttgtttttatctTACACTTGGTAAAAAGTGTCATGGAGATAACCGAAGTGCTATGTCAAGCTCTACAACAGAAAACACAAGATATTGTTAATGCCATGAATCTTGTCAAGTCCACAAAAGTGCTTCTTCAAGAATTGAGAGACACAAATTGGGTTACTTTTTTTGGAAGTGTTAAACGTTTTTGTGATGAACATGACATTGTCCTTCCAGAATTTTCAGATCGATATATGATGGGAACGAGTCGTTCTTGTCAGCAGAAAGACCATATCACTATTGAGCATCACTACCGTGTTGATATATTTAACGCTGTCATAGATTTTCACCTAGCGGAGCTAAGCAATCAATTCACAGAGGAATCAATGGAGCTACTTATGCTTTGTTCAGCTTTCAGTCCGGATGAAAATTATAAATCTTTTGACATTGATTCCCTTTGCAGTCTTGCAGAAAGGTTTTGCCCTGAAGATTTCACGGAACAAGAGGTATGTGTTTTAAGAAGCCAACTACAGCATTACAAAATAGACGTTGTTGACAATCCAGATTTTGGAAACATGACTACGGTGGCTGATTTATGTCAGCGGTTGGTTGAAACAGGTAAGTCAAATGCCTACAATTTGATATATAGATTAATTCACCTTGTCTTGACTCTTCCCGTTTCAACAGCTAGTGCAGAAAGGGTATTTTCATGTATGAATATTGTGAAAACGGTACCTCGTAACAAGATGGGTAATGAGTTTCTTGGAGATTGTATGGTAGTCCACACTGAAAGAGAAATTGCGGAAAAAGTGAAATGTGATGATATCATAGATGACTTTGCTTCATTGAAACCACGAAAGGTTCAATTCTCGTACACTCAGTATATATAGGTTTCACATCTTTTGTTATAGATagttatatatataatatattt
Above is a genomic segment from Papaver somniferum cultivar HN1 chromosome 10, ASM357369v1, whole genome shotgun sequence containing:
- the LOC113317189 gene encoding uncharacterized protein LOC113317189 isoform X1, producing MRGAWNGLQALFLKDCPYAYYVHCFAHRLQLALVEAATDEQDVYLFFEKLKVIVKLVGASPKRHSQLKSAAVLEIATKLADGELETGSGANQTHTLKRPADTRWSSHFGSAFSLIRMYNPACIVLQNVMKDGKTIKIRGIAKGAYLAIRSFEFVFILHLVKSVMEITEVLCQALQQKTQDIVNAMNLVKSTKVLLQELRDTNWVTFFGSVKRFCDEHDIVLPEFSDRYMMGTSRSCQQKDHITIEHHYRVDIFNAVIDFHLAELSNQFTEESMELLMLCSAFSPDENYKSFDIDSLCSLAERFCPEDFTEQEVCVLRSQLQHYKIDVVDNPDFGNMTTVADLCQRLVETGKSNAYNLIYRLIHLVLTLPVSTASAERVFSCMNIVKTVPRNKMGNEFLGDCMVVHTEREIAEKVKCDDIIDDFASLKPRKPCKCCYKAQEMIMIWLLDKLCMVCLHQ
- the LOC113317189 gene encoding uncharacterized protein LOC113317189 isoform X2, producing MRGAWNGLQALFLKDCPYAYYVHCFAHRLQLALVEAATDEQDVYLFFEKLKVIVKLVGASPKRHSQLKSAAVLEIATKLADGELETGSGANQTHTLKRPADTRWSSHFGSAFSLIRMYNPACIVLQNVMKDGKTIKIRGIAKGAYLAIRSFEFVFILHLVKSVMEITEVLCQALQQKTQDIVNAMNLVKSTKVLLQELRDTNWVTFFGSVKRFCDEHDIVLPEFSDRYMMGTSRSCQQKDHITIEHHYRVDIFNAVIDFHLAELSNQFTEESMELLMLCSAFSPDENYKSFDIDSLCSLAERFCPEDFTEQEVCVLRSQLQHYKIDVVDNPDFGNMTTVADLCQRLVETGKSNAYNLIYRLIHLVLTLPVSTASAERVFSCMNIVKTVPRNKMGNEFLGDCMVVHTEREIAEKVKCDDIIDDFASLKPRKPCKCCYKAQEMIMIWLLDKLCMV
- the LOC113317189 gene encoding uncharacterized protein LOC113317189 isoform X3 encodes the protein MRGAWNGLQALFLKDCPYAYYVHCFAHRLQLALVEAATDEQDVYLFFEKLKVIVKLVGASPKRHSQLKSAAVLEIATKLADGELETGSGANQTHTLKRPADTRWSSHFGSAFSLIRMYNPACIVLQNVMKDGKTIKIRGIAKGAYLAIRSFEFVFILHLVKSVMEITEVLCQALQQKTQDIVNAMNLVKSTKVLLQELRDTNWVTFFGSVKRFCDEHDIVLPEFSDRYMMGTSRSCQQKDHITIEHHYRVDIFNAVIDFHLAELSNQFTEESMELLMLCSAFSPDENYKSFDIDSLCSLAERFCPEDFTEQEVCVLRSQLQHYKIDVVDNPDFGNMTTVADLCQRLVETASAERVFSCMNIVKTVPRNKMGNEFLGDCMVVHTEREIAEKVKCDDIIDDFASLKPRKPCKCCYKAQEMIMIWLLDKLCMVCLHQ